In one Acidimicrobium ferrooxidans DSM 10331 genomic region, the following are encoded:
- a CDS encoding enoyl-CoA hydratase/isomerase family protein translates to MGRSSTTTPERGTVGWVHASIDAPTGVASIVLDRPERRNALNLTLWRRLAEVAREVAADPAVRVVVIEGAGGHFCAGADVSEFGDARVGEATLTYDAATEAAAAAIEAISVPTVALVEGACLGGGVSIALAADVVLAAASARFGVPAASLGTLYPEGALGRLVRRVGDRRARWLLLGAERIGAVEAVTIGLAERVVDDRASGYELVVQMATLSSMTQQATKRVLADQRVHGELARIVFAAQDYAEGRRAFGERRAPRFMSSWEARRALEGGSGSLEDP, encoded by the coding sequence GTGGGACGCTCGAGCACGACGACGCCTGAGCGGGGCACTGTGGGTTGGGTTCACGCCTCGATCGACGCACCCACCGGCGTCGCGAGCATCGTGCTGGATCGGCCGGAGCGCCGTAACGCCCTCAACCTGACGCTGTGGCGCCGGCTCGCAGAGGTGGCGCGCGAGGTCGCGGCCGACCCCGCCGTCCGGGTCGTCGTGATCGAGGGTGCCGGGGGTCACTTCTGTGCCGGAGCCGACGTCAGCGAGTTCGGTGATGCGCGAGTCGGGGAGGCCACGCTGACCTACGATGCGGCGACGGAGGCCGCCGCGGCCGCCATCGAGGCGATCTCGGTGCCCACCGTCGCGCTGGTCGAGGGGGCCTGCCTGGGTGGAGGGGTGTCGATCGCCCTCGCTGCCGACGTCGTGCTCGCTGCCGCGAGCGCTCGGTTCGGCGTCCCGGCGGCGTCGTTGGGCACGCTGTATCCCGAGGGGGCGCTGGGTCGGCTCGTGCGTCGCGTCGGCGATCGACGCGCTCGCTGGTTGCTGCTCGGGGCCGAGCGCATCGGCGCCGTGGAGGCGGTCACGATCGGGCTTGCCGAGCGGGTGGTCGACGATCGCGCGAGTGGGTACGAGCTCGTCGTCCAGATGGCAACCCTGTCGTCGATGACGCAGCAAGCGACCAAGCGGGTGCTCGCCGATCAGCGTGTGCACGGGGAGCTTGCTCGGATCGTGTTCGCTGCCCAGGACTATGCTGAGGGCCGCCGCGCCTTTGGCGAGCGGCGAGCGCCGCGCTTCATGAGTTCGTGGGAGGCACGTCGGGCGCTCGAGGGGGGATCGGGGTCTCTCGAGGACCCGTGA
- a CDS encoding PIG-L deacetylase family protein: protein MTTNEQPTPARQAAGVTAALQGAHLRHEAPLATPARALAIGAHPDDVELGAGATLARWADDGCAITILVASDGRHGTWDTTIDGAELAATRAREAARAAALLGADLRLLGHPDGRLRDVALLAWQIAAAIRACRPDVVLVHDPDHPGRLHPDHRAVATATFQALADAREPTWQPGFHAAHRPRYLALYESPAPDHAEPTTDEAIARKAELLACHESQYRTTYGVTAADDPTATLVARLRTAASRAAERLDAAIPLVEDFRLLDDL from the coding sequence ATGACGACGAACGAGCAACCGACCCCGGCTCGCCAAGCCGCCGGCGTCACCGCAGCCCTCCAAGGCGCGCACCTGCGCCACGAGGCCCCCCTTGCCACCCCGGCTCGTGCGCTCGCCATCGGCGCCCACCCCGACGACGTCGAACTCGGGGCGGGCGCGACCCTGGCGCGCTGGGCCGACGACGGCTGTGCGATCACCATCCTCGTTGCAAGCGACGGACGCCACGGCACCTGGGACACGACGATCGACGGCGCCGAGCTCGCAGCGACCCGGGCCCGCGAAGCGGCACGTGCAGCAGCGCTCCTCGGCGCAGACCTCCGCCTCCTCGGTCACCCCGACGGGCGCCTTCGCGACGTCGCGCTCCTCGCGTGGCAGATCGCCGCCGCCATCCGCGCTTGCCGCCCTGACGTGGTGCTCGTCCACGATCCCGACCACCCGGGCCGCCTCCATCCGGACCATCGCGCGGTCGCAACCGCGACCTTCCAGGCGCTCGCCGACGCCCGCGAACCCACGTGGCAGCCGGGGTTCCACGCGGCCCACCGACCGCGCTACCTGGCCCTGTACGAGTCGCCAGCGCCGGATCACGCCGAACCCACGACCGACGAGGCCATCGCACGCAAGGCCGAGCTCCTCGCGTGCCACGAGAGCCAGTACCGCACCACCTACGGCGTCACGGCGGCGGACGACCCCACGGCGACGCTCGTCGCGCGCCTACGGACCGCGGCGTCCCGCGCGGCCGAGCGGCTCGATGCCGCTATACCGCTCGTCGAGGACTTCCGACTCCTCGACGATCTCTAG
- a CDS encoding AMP-binding protein, giving the protein MRVPLTIRDFLRRAVEVFPERVAVIDEPGVVGSLGTLTYREFDARVRGLASALAARGIGVGDRVGIVSPNAAKFLIAYWGVSGYGRVLVPINYRLSRDEVAYIVEHSGTSLLLVDPEFAETFAGVGGVETIVLDGVDDAALFAAAAADEPGPAWEPDEDATASINYTSGTTSRPKGVELTHRNCWVNATVFGWHLGVNDRDVLMHTLPMFHANGWGMPYAATGMGATHVVVRKIVGEEILQRVSEHGVTLACGAPAVWAAVLDAAAVRRDRGESVPGRDQVRIVVAGAPPPSRTVERVETELGWQFNQIYGLTETSPVLTVNRRPKEWDDLPMAEVAKRLAKAGTPAIGVELRTDADGEVLARSNVVFKGYWRQPEETAAALEGGWFHTGDGGVKAGGYLTIMDRKKDVIISGGENVSSIEVEDVLFQHPAVAEVAVIGVPDAKWGETVKALVVVKDGQTVSAEELREFCRERLAHYKCPTSVEFRSELPRTATGKLQKYKLRQPYWEGFERQVN; this is encoded by the coding sequence GTGCGGGTTCCGTTGACCATCCGCGACTTCTTGCGTCGCGCTGTCGAGGTGTTCCCCGAGCGCGTCGCGGTCATCGACGAGCCGGGCGTGGTCGGATCGCTCGGGACGCTCACCTACCGCGAGTTCGACGCGCGCGTGCGGGGTCTTGCGAGCGCGCTCGCGGCCCGGGGGATCGGGGTCGGTGATCGTGTCGGGATCGTCTCGCCCAATGCGGCGAAGTTCCTCATCGCCTACTGGGGCGTGTCGGGCTACGGCCGTGTCCTCGTCCCCATCAACTACCGGCTCAGTCGGGACGAGGTCGCCTACATCGTCGAGCACTCCGGCACCTCGCTCCTGCTCGTCGACCCGGAGTTCGCCGAGACGTTCGCTGGCGTCGGCGGTGTCGAGACCATCGTGCTCGACGGGGTCGACGACGCTGCGCTCTTCGCGGCAGCGGCGGCGGATGAGCCGGGGCCTGCGTGGGAGCCGGACGAGGACGCGACGGCGTCGATCAACTACACCTCGGGCACCACGTCGCGTCCGAAGGGCGTGGAGCTCACGCACCGCAACTGCTGGGTGAACGCGACGGTGTTCGGTTGGCACCTCGGCGTCAACGATCGCGACGTGCTCATGCATACCCTGCCCATGTTCCACGCGAACGGGTGGGGCATGCCGTACGCCGCCACCGGCATGGGCGCGACGCACGTCGTCGTGCGCAAGATCGTCGGCGAGGAGATCCTCCAGCGGGTCTCGGAGCACGGTGTGACGCTCGCGTGTGGCGCACCGGCGGTCTGGGCCGCGGTCCTCGATGCCGCTGCCGTGCGACGTGACCGTGGTGAGTCGGTCCCCGGACGGGACCAGGTCCGCATCGTGGTCGCGGGTGCGCCGCCGCCCTCGCGCACGGTCGAGCGGGTCGAGACGGAGCTCGGCTGGCAGTTCAACCAGATCTACGGCCTCACGGAGACCTCCCCCGTGCTCACGGTGAATCGACGTCCGAAGGAGTGGGACGATCTCCCGATGGCGGAGGTCGCCAAGCGGCTCGCCAAGGCCGGGACCCCTGCGATCGGCGTCGAGCTGCGTACTGACGCCGACGGCGAGGTCCTCGCGCGTTCCAACGTCGTCTTCAAGGGCTACTGGCGCCAACCTGAGGAGACGGCCGCCGCACTCGAGGGTGGCTGGTTCCACACCGGTGACGGTGGCGTCAAGGCCGGTGGTTACCTGACGATCATGGATCGCAAGAAGGACGTCATCATCTCGGGCGGCGAGAACGTCTCGTCGATCGAGGTCGAAGACGTGCTCTTCCAGCATCCGGCGGTCGCCGAGGTTGCGGTCATCGGGGTACCGGACGCCAAGTGGGGCGAGACCGTGAAGGCGCTCGTGGTCGTGAAGGACGGCCAGACGGTCAGTGCCGAGGAGCTTCGGGAGTTCTGTCGAGAGCGGCTCGCGCACTACAAGTGCCCGACCAGCGTGGAGTTCCGCAGCGAGCTCCCGCGAACGGCGACGGGCAAGCTGCAGAAGTACAAGCTGCGCCAGCCCTACTGGGAGGGGTTCGAGCGGCAGGTGAACTAG
- a CDS encoding DMT family transporter, protein MERRSLAALGVLSVIWGCSFLFIKVGLATFSPDLIAFVRTTLGASVVLATARLRGWALPRGWRLWAKLAVAALVSNTLPFILFGYGEQHVSAVLAGFINATTPMFTFPLAVALKLERVSVGRIAGLAVGIVGVGAVVGIGTGAISGASGVGVLACLAAAALYAVGFVYVRMTLGLTGANRTGLAGGQLAMAALETGVVVLVMRQGIGTVHPLALAAVATLGVAGTGIAYIVNFALIHRSGVVGASLTTLTMTVVSTVAGVVVLGEPLRWYQPIGALAILVGAWLVQGARPVSTRLVPATE, encoded by the coding sequence ATGGAGCGCCGCAGCCTCGCCGCCCTCGGGGTGTTGTCAGTGATCTGGGGCTGCTCGTTCCTGTTCATCAAGGTCGGTCTTGCCACGTTCTCGCCGGACCTGATCGCGTTCGTGCGAACGACACTCGGCGCCTCGGTCGTCCTCGCAACGGCGCGCCTTCGTGGGTGGGCGCTTCCTCGAGGATGGCGGCTCTGGGCCAAGCTCGCGGTCGCGGCGCTCGTCTCGAACACCTTGCCGTTCATCCTCTTTGGCTACGGCGAACAGCACGTGAGCGCGGTGCTCGCAGGATTCATCAACGCGACGACGCCGATGTTCACGTTCCCGCTCGCCGTCGCGCTCAAACTCGAGCGCGTGTCGGTCGGGCGTATCGCGGGTCTTGCCGTCGGGATCGTCGGCGTCGGTGCGGTCGTCGGGATCGGGACCGGGGCGATCAGCGGCGCGTCAGGTGTCGGGGTGCTCGCCTGTCTTGCTGCGGCTGCGCTCTATGCGGTCGGCTTCGTCTACGTCCGCATGACACTGGGACTGACCGGCGCCAATCGCACCGGCCTCGCTGGAGGCCAGCTCGCCATGGCCGCGCTCGAGACCGGCGTCGTGGTTCTCGTCATGCGGCAGGGCATCGGGACCGTGCATCCGCTCGCGCTCGCCGCCGTGGCGACCTTGGGTGTCGCTGGTACCGGCATCGCCTACATCGTCAACTTCGCGCTGATTCATCGATCTGGGGTCGTCGGCGCCTCGCTCACGACCCTCACGATGACCGTCGTGTCGACGGTCGCCGGCGTGGTCGTGCTCGGAGAACCGCTTCGCTGGTACCAACCGATCGGCGCACTCGCCATCCTCGTCGGTGCGTGGCTCGTCCAGGGCGCGCGTCCCGTCTCGACCAGGCTGGTGCCGGCGACCGAGTGA
- a CDS encoding ribonuclease HII, with product MLHQPSGDRLVGIDEVGRGAWAGPVVVGAARGSVAAAAAILAHPRGGVRDSKALSPAAREAALGALEAAGLELTVGSASAREIDKLGLTGALRLAAHRALGAASELEVLLDGRVPYVEAGRVHCIVGGDRRHPLIAAASIVAKVRRDAFMVALDELAAGYGFARHKGYGTAEHRRALSEHGVTPWHRRSFGPIGGMVEHG from the coding sequence ATGCTCCACCAGCCATCGGGTGATCGGCTCGTCGGGATCGACGAGGTGGGTCGCGGTGCCTGGGCCGGTCCCGTGGTCGTCGGTGCCGCGCGTGGATCGGTGGCAGCCGCCGCCGCCATCCTCGCGCATCCGCGCGGGGGGGTGCGCGATTCGAAGGCCCTCTCGCCTGCGGCGCGCGAGGCGGCACTCGGCGCGCTCGAGGCGGCGGGTCTCGAGCTCACGGTGGGTTCGGCGAGTGCTCGCGAGATCGACAAGCTCGGACTCACGGGGGCCTTGCGTCTTGCTGCGCACCGTGCGCTCGGTGCAGCGAGCGAGCTCGAGGTCCTGCTGGATGGGCGTGTTCCCTACGTCGAGGCCGGTCGTGTGCACTGTATCGTCGGAGGGGATCGCCGCCACCCGCTCATCGCCGCAGCCTCGATCGTCGCGAAGGTGCGGCGTGACGCGTTCATGGTGGCGCTGGACGAGCTCGCTGCTGGCTACGGATTCGCCCGTCACAAGGGCTATGGCACCGCCGAGCATCGGCGTGCGCTCTCAGAGCACGGAGTGACACCGTGGCATCGGCGCAGCTTCGGGCCGATCGGTGGGATGGTTGAGCACGGGTGA
- a CDS encoding MMPL family transporter translates to MSRFFDALGHWVVKLRWFIVVAWIAALVASVSLLPSLGSVVQNNFQNFLPAQSPSLRAAALANRIQNVNESLVVIVVDRPTAPLTSTDATYVARLVHEVRHVPRVLTVAVGAISPTRQAEQIEVLSSRSQFSDTGTKALVDAIDGVIASSHPPAGLAVHPAGAVATAVAQAGQNNTNASNTQLFSVLFILVLLFLVFRSVLAPFITLIPAFLVSVLAGPIVARLTSVLHYQVSNITQLLMIVLILGAGTDYGLFLVFRTREELQRGFSGAEAVQRAIARVGESVSFSAFTVIAAVLSLITATFGFYKGLGWPLAIAVFIMLLAGLTLQPALLAIFGRAAFWPSRPHGRGVRVGWWGRVAQRVVQRPALTLIVGVVFFGALAAFAPQNAPSGFATTTTAPAGTSAAAGNAALSRYFPHASYNPTELVFRFRTPIWDHLSTLETLQSAVSRSPLFTQVTSPLAPAGFPISVTELSALHARLGDPAKLPPTPIGGISPVVYSQYRSLKNLIGPTGRTVVVEASLTAGAPGSTPAINAVPAIRTFTTQLAHRVGATTSGVAGEAPASYDVSSASNHDLTHIVPIVIVIIALLLALVLRSVVAPLFLVVSVALSYFAALGLAVIVFMKFDHQSGLIFVLPFMLFLFLLALGEDYNILVMTRIREEAHDLSMREAVVRAIGATGTTVTSAGVVLAGTFAVLAFASLGQAEIEEIGFGLALGVLMDTFLVRTLLVPSSVVLIGRLAWWPSRLARSGHLEVPPPRDEVDRVGLEAEVRGTLEHDDA, encoded by the coding sequence GTGAGTCGCTTCTTTGATGCCTTGGGCCACTGGGTGGTCAAGCTCCGGTGGTTCATCGTGGTCGCGTGGATCGCCGCCCTCGTCGCGTCGGTGTCGTTGTTGCCATCGCTCGGTTCGGTGGTGCAGAACAACTTCCAGAACTTCCTCCCAGCCCAGTCGCCCTCGCTGCGTGCTGCGGCGCTCGCCAATCGCATCCAGAACGTCAACGAGTCGCTCGTCGTCATCGTCGTCGATCGGCCGACCGCGCCGCTCACGAGCACCGATGCGACGTACGTGGCGCGTCTCGTCCATGAGGTGCGACACGTGCCGAGGGTGCTGACCGTGGCGGTGGGCGCGATCTCGCCCACCCGACAGGCGGAGCAGATCGAGGTGCTCTCGAGTCGATCGCAGTTCTCCGACACGGGCACGAAGGCGTTGGTGGACGCCATCGACGGCGTCATCGCCTCGAGTCATCCTCCGGCTGGCCTTGCGGTGCACCCGGCCGGTGCGGTCGCCACGGCGGTAGCCCAGGCGGGCCAGAACAACACGAACGCGTCCAACACCCAGCTGTTCTCGGTGCTCTTCATCCTCGTGCTGCTGTTCCTCGTCTTTCGGTCGGTCCTCGCGCCGTTCATCACCCTCATCCCGGCGTTCCTCGTCTCGGTGTTGGCCGGCCCGATCGTCGCTCGCTTGACGAGCGTGCTCCACTACCAGGTGTCCAACATCACCCAGCTCCTCATGATCGTCTTGATCCTCGGAGCCGGGACCGACTACGGGCTGTTCCTCGTGTTCCGTACTCGCGAGGAGCTCCAGCGCGGCTTCTCGGGTGCCGAGGCGGTGCAGCGGGCGATCGCGCGCGTCGGTGAGTCGGTGAGCTTCTCAGCGTTCACGGTGATCGCGGCGGTGCTGTCGTTGATCACGGCGACGTTCGGCTTCTACAAGGGGCTCGGGTGGCCGCTCGCGATCGCCGTGTTCATCATGCTCCTCGCCGGCCTCACGCTGCAGCCAGCACTGCTCGCCATCTTCGGGCGCGCTGCGTTCTGGCCGAGCCGGCCGCATGGTCGGGGGGTCCGCGTGGGCTGGTGGGGGCGCGTCGCCCAGCGCGTGGTCCAGCGCCCGGCCCTCACCCTCATCGTGGGCGTCGTGTTCTTCGGAGCCCTCGCGGCTTTTGCGCCTCAGAATGCCCCGTCAGGATTCGCGACCACCACCACCGCGCCGGCGGGAACGAGTGCCGCGGCGGGCAACGCCGCCTTGAGCCGCTACTTCCCGCACGCCAGCTACAACCCCACGGAGCTCGTGTTCCGCTTCCGCACGCCCATCTGGGACCACCTCTCGACGCTCGAGACCCTCCAGAGCGCCGTGAGCCGCTCGCCCCTCTTCACGCAGGTGACCTCGCCGCTCGCTCCGGCTGGCTTCCCGATCTCGGTGACGGAGCTCAGTGCACTGCACGCCCGCCTCGGCGATCCCGCCAAGCTCCCACCGACGCCGATCGGCGGCATCTCGCCCGTCGTGTACTCGCAGTATCGGTCGCTGAAGAACCTGATCGGACCGACTGGGCGCACCGTCGTCGTCGAGGCGAGCCTCACGGCTGGCGCACCCGGGTCGACGCCCGCGATCAACGCGGTTCCCGCGATTCGCACCTTCACCACCCAGCTCGCCCATCGCGTCGGTGCAACGACGAGCGGGGTCGCTGGCGAGGCGCCGGCGTCCTACGACGTCTCGAGCGCGTCGAACCACGACCTCACGCACATCGTGCCGATCGTCATCGTCATCATCGCGCTGCTGCTCGCCCTCGTGCTGCGCTCGGTCGTGGCGCCGCTGTTCCTCGTGGTCTCGGTGGCGCTGTCCTACTTCGCAGCCCTCGGCCTCGCTGTGATCGTCTTCATGAAGTTCGATCATCAGAGTGGACTCATCTTCGTCCTGCCGTTCATGCTGTTCTTGTTCTTGCTCGCGCTAGGGGAGGACTACAACATCCTCGTCATGACGAGGATCCGTGAGGAGGCGCACGATCTGTCGATGCGCGAGGCGGTCGTGCGCGCCATCGGCGCGACCGGGACCACCGTCACGTCGGCCGGCGTCGTCCTCGCGGGAACCTTCGCGGTCCTCGCCTTTGCGTCGCTCGGGCAGGCCGAGATCGAGGAGATCGGCTTCGGGCTGGCGCTCGGCGTGCTCATGGACACGTTCCTCGTCCGCACGCTCCTCGTGCCGAGCTCCGTGGTGCTGATCGGTCGACTGGCCTGGTGGCCATCCAGGCTCGCTCGTTCGGGTCACCTCGAGGTGCCGCCGCCGCGTGACGAGGTCGATCGGGTCGGCCTCGAGGCTGAGGTGCGTGGGACGCTCGAGCACGACGACGCCTGA